GTTCCATCAGTTGAAGAAATTTCCTGCACCTGCATCATTGTCTTTGGGGCAATTGTCAAACTACTGGTGATCAAGTTGATATGAATTTCAATATCATCATCAAGAAACACGTCAGTTCCTGGCAATGATAATGCATCAGCTATTAAAATATGTTTACCTGGCTTGTAGACCACATTATAATCATATGGTTGAAGTTGCAACAACATACGCTGTAACCTAGGAGGGACTTCTGCAAAAGACTTTTTGCAAATGGTGACTAAAGGTGAGTGGTCCATTTCTATCATAATAGTTTGACCATAAATGTACTGTCTAAATCGAACACATCCAAAAGTTGCAGCATATAGCTCTTTCTCAATTTGAGCATACCCTTGTTGACATGAAGTTAAAGTTTTAGAAGCATAGGCAACTGGCTTTCCATTTTGGAGGAGTGCTGCACCAACAGCATTTCTTGAGGCATCAACAGAAAGTGTTATGTGTGCATTGGGATCAAAATGTGCCAGTGCTGGGGCagttatttttagatttttaggCCTTTCAAATGCTGTTTGATGATTCGATTTCCATTGCCACTGAACATTATTTTTTACTAGTTCTCTTAAAGAAGCTGTTTCCCCTGACAAATTGGGTATAAATGGgctgaataattaatgatgcCTAGGAAACGCTCTACAGCTTTCTTGTCTGTAGGGGCTGACATACATTCAATAGCTTTGATTCATGAATTATCTGGTCGAACAAAAGATTCAGAGAAGATATGACCCATGTATTTGATTTCTTTAGATCCAAACACACATTTTGACATTGAATTTTATGTTTATCTCATGAGTTCTTTGCAAGACTGCATGTAATCGGCGATCAtgctcttttttatttatttattattattccattgtcattacagatcataattataataaatataatatttattataaatataataaatataatttttagacTGACCATAGACAAGaatatcatcaatgaaaatacaGACACCTTCAATGTCACCAAAACAATCAATCATTgttttgtgaaatatttcagGTGCACTAGTTATACCAAATGGGAGCCTAAAAAATTTGTAACGACCAAAGGGAGTATTAAATGTCAGTAGTTTATAACTTTCATTATCAACAGGGATTATCCAAAAACCAGAGCTTGCATCAAGAGTACTAAAAATAGTGGCTCCAAATAGACATGATCTGATCACTTCAAAAGTTGGTAGTTGATAGTGTGAGCGcatcaaatttttattcaaatttctggGATCTAAACAAATCCTCAAGTTGCCTGACATTTTTTAGTTATTACCATTGAAGAAACCCATTCTGATGGTTCTGACACTTTCTCTATAACTCTGTCATTCTCCATTCTACTTAATTCTTGTTTcacttttgaatataatttaaacgGTAATTTGCGTGGGGGATCCACTACAGGTATTGCCCCTGATTTCAAAGTGAGTGAGCACTGCTTTTCCAAGCAGCCCAAAACATCATAGTTATTTACAATTTCAGAATACAAAcacatttcatttttcacagaACTGACTGTGCTGAGTGTGGaactatttatataaattataccCAGAGCCTGACATGTTTGAAATCCTAGAATGATGGAACAATCTATATCCACTACATTGAACTGTATGGTTTTTTGTTGGCCATTAAATACACAATTCAGAATGCAATAGCCCTTATTTGGAAGGCTCATACCACAAATAGACAATAGATTTTTATAGCAAGGACTCAAAATGCCGTCAGCAAGACCTAACTCAATAAATTtggaatatggtattatattaaCCTTAGCCCCAGTGTCAATTTGGCAAGTGACAATTTTGTTGTTAATTAACATATCAATTAGCTACTTATTGTCATTGACTGACCTACAATTATTGTTGTCAGCACTCACTTTGCATAGGAAATAATTTTCTTCTGAGTCAGAAACAGCACTCACATTATTAACCATATGACTTGGATATACTACATTATCATCTTGCTCATTATCAACAATTCGCACTGACCTATTTCTACAATATTTGGCAAAGTGATTCAGCCGACCacaattattacattttttattaaaagcAGGACACTGATACCTATGCCACACTTATGACACACATCTGGAGATAACTTAGAATTATGCTGAccttgatttgaaaaatattcttttatattaGTCGAAGAGACAAACTTTGAAGTACTGCTAACCACTGATTGATTATGTTCATTAGCCCTTTCACCATATCCTCTTCTCCCAGGCTAGACGAATAGGTTAGGACGTGATGATGATTGtgaactgaaattttcacacaGAAGAACTGGCAGTGTCTCACCGGTAGAAGACTGTTCCACAATTTTTGCATGAGATTGTGTTAACTCAAGTGATTTACAAATATTGAGAGCCTTGTCCAAGGTTAAATCACTTTCTTGAAGGAGTCATTCTTCCAtatacatattatttttatgaagtCCACATATTAACATGTCCCTTACCAAACTGTTGCAGATTTTTTCGAATTCACATGAAAGACTCAAGTTCTGAAGTGCTGTGACAAATTAATCAACAGATTCCACAGATGACTGTTTTCGTGATAGAAACTTATGTTGTTCAATTGTAATGTTCCTTTCTGGTGTGAAATGCTTTGAAAACAAGTCACATAAGTCCGTAAACTTCACAGTAGATTCGTCGAcgttgaatgaattgaaaattgtcaaTGCGGAAGGGCCTATTGACGCCAATAGTAATGCAACTTTCCATTTGTCCAAAGCTTTATCGAGCCCTGAAACAACCAagaattttttgaatgattttatcCATGAAGACCAGGAATGGCTCACATCACCCGTAATTGCAAGGGGTAAAATATTGTTCATGGGCAGCATATTGTTTATTGACATCGTAGTAGCATACATAACTTTCTTGAACTTAATCATCAATTCACAAACCACTTCTGACACCATGTTGTGTGTTGTTGAATAAGTAGACGATTAGTAATTTGACAAGTTGTTTATTAATTAGACAAATAGACATGTAGACATAGGCAAGAAGACAAAACAGTTCAGGTCATACATAATCTCCTAAAGATTCACCCTGGCCCGCGCTCCCTTCTATTGTTGCcaactgaatgaatgaatcagtaCCAACATACAAcagcttggagaatattaactgtggAAAACAGCAAACATTGCatgctatgatttttcaggaaattgctaCTGTTATATCATGAATTGTAACATAGATTTATaatcatacacacacagacacacacacacacacacacatatatatatatatatatatatatatatatatatatatatatattatatatatatatattatatatatatatatatatatatagcacataacagaagacaatttaaaatttgtaatatgaattaaaacaggagacacaatataaataacacttaaaaactgaggaaggagaggaagttgaggaaggagactcagtctccgaaaatttcccccatttctaatgtaagtttttaagtgttttcaatctattatatCATGTcttctgttttaatttatatatatatatatagcacataataGAAgacaatttaaaatttgtaatatgaattaaaacaggagacacaatataaataacacttaaaaactgaggaaggagactcagtctccgaaaatttcccccatttctaatgtgagtttttaagtgttttcaatctatttatatcatatctcctgttttaattatatattataaatatatatatatatatatatatatatatatatatatatatatatatatataatttccgaatataattttctccaaaaatttcccccatttctaatgtgagtttttaagtgttttcaatctatttatatcatgtctcctgttttaattatatattataaatagataatacacgatataaatagatcgaaaacacttaaaaactcacattagaaatgggggaaattttcggagactgtgtctcctttctcaaccgagaagactgcagttttgaatccaatgGTCGTGTGACCGCAGAGTACGCATGGAgactcaattgtagcagcagagaccacagatttCGTGGTGCAGATGGATGGAGAaaaaaagggtacagattcaggggacattatggggtatttatgGGGCGGTtacaattctatttattttttcggaaatttatttttcatttttattgaacatttaatacatttaatagctgtggaatttattatgatatgatgaaatttatttcaatttaattaaactgacggtagctatggtactattgctgtctgttgagaccaggactggaagcagctccaagcacccaaataaaagccaattctttcttcttgacatctatggagagggctgtgggagggagggtggCAAGGACCCTAGTTTTAACccactcaaatcttaaatatcccAATTGTAACCAccccctaaataccccataatgttttatatatatatatatattatatatatatatatatatatatatatatatatatatatatatatatatatatagcacataacagaagacaatttaaaatttgtaatatgaattaaaacaggagacacaatataaataacacttaaaaactgaggaaggagactcagtctccgaaaatttccccccatttctaatgtaagtttttaagtgttttcaatctatttatatcatgtctactgttttaatttatatatatatatatatataaatatatatatttatcatattatgtaatgaatttgcaatgaaattgccgacattaattatttggctcattctTTTTTTGAAGCATCTGCTtcaaagttaatttgagaaaacagagaatcaaatcaaaaaacccctaaattttttcatatatatcattttatcaaggaaactgtttgttttATTGAGATAATGAAtatgactaatattgtagtcaataatgtaacgaatcgaatggcatatgatAGATCTTTCCCCCATTcattacagagataattgatttcctgttTACTGTTCACTATGGCGAAGAGAGTCAGCAGCGCTGTACctcgtcggctgtttccccttccaaggcatcaaatcaaatcgcaaatatGTAACAATATTCATCAATAGATTTACACAGTATTGCACTAGAACTCGTAGAGAACGGACGTTTAGTGGAGTAGTAATAGTGTAGTGTAGAAGTAGTGAGTCAGCATTTTTTTCGCGATTAAAagtggaacaaaaatattgcattGAGTATCGGTCGTCAACCACGGTATTTTATGCAAGCAAAGCGTCCTGCTTTTCGCGGCAGTAATATAGCTCCGTTCGCGTTTCCATGAGTGTTGATTACGagtgctgtttgaaatgtatggTAGCGAAATTGCACTATGTCCGACTTAGTGAAGCCACAAAGTTTTCCTGCATCAGAGCAAGAAGAAAAGGAAACCACTAACGAGAGCATGGACACCAACAACATGGCAAATACACCAGAAATCCAGTGTTCACCGGATCAATACATTAAAGCAAATAAACTCAAATCTTCAGTCGAGCAGGTACTTTTCATCGCCTGGAAGGAATctgatgagaagaggaaggagctagAGAGAAACAACGCCGAGATCTTGCAAAAAATGCAGGCTTTGGAAAAAAGATTtctcaatattgagaaaaagaTCCATAGCCCACAGCCTACCAGCTCAGCAGCTGAGAATTACTCATCAAATGAAGAAGAATTGGCTAAAGAAACTGAATGGATCAGAACTTGTACTAAGCGGGCTACCAAGAAGAGGAAGCTTAGCATCCCATCGCCAGAAATCAAAAATGAGTCTGCAAAAAAgaagcaacaaaatttgaataataaaatcactccTGTGGAAAAACCAATcagtgaggaggagaagaggaagaagaaaaaaatgccACCACCGCCAATCATTGTGGATGGTATAAAGAATCTGAATGTACTTCTTACGATTTTGAGAAAAGTGTCACCAGCTGACAAATTTAGGATAAAACTGTTAAGTAAAGAAACATTCGAAGTAAATGCAGTTGATTCAGAAACTTATCGGAATATCACCAGAGAATTGATTAAAGATGGGCTCAACTTGCACTCCTATGAAGATAAACAGTTGAGACCAATAAGAGTGATGATTAAAAAGCTTCATCACTCTTGTAGTACAGACATGATTCTGGAAGATTTGAAAGTAAGAGGATTGAAAGTTCTAGAAGTTGTAAacaagctgaggtggaagacaaGAGAACCATTAGATATGTTCATGGTATCATTCAGCATGGAAGAAGATATAAAaacagtatttgaattgaaaaatatacttggcTGTAGAGTGCTTGGTGTAGAGCTGCTCTACCAAGTGTAGAACTTGGTTCCAGCCAATCAACTCAGGTGAAGAGGAAACTTTAGAAGCGGATGAGAATATCTTACAGCCGAATCGAGAAATAATGTGTGTCACAGTAGAAGtagtgaaaagagaaataagaaatctgaataacaaaaaaccCCTGGATTTGACATGATAACCGGCTCAGTCCTCAAACACCTACCAAGGAAAGCAATAGTGAAattaacaaacattttgaatgcttctttcagactaaaattcgtaccaggaatatggaaagtaacagaggttataatgctactgaagccaggtaaagagccacatgaagtatcatcatataggccaatatcattgctaccggtcctatccaagttgtttgaaaggatGTTACTTAGTAGGCTaaaaccaataattgagagacagcacataattccaaatcaccaatttggcttcagagtgaaaCACTCAATTGGATTATAAATGTGATAGAGAAGTgcttagaagagaaaaaagtttgttcagcagctttccttgatatagggcaagcttttgataaagtatGGCATGAAGGTCTCATTTTTAAGCTCAAAAAAGTGCTACCAAagcaatatacagatatattacaatcctatctgactgacagatactttaggGACAGGCATGAAAGTTCATTTTCCAAagcaatatacagatatattacaatcctatctgactgacagatactttaggGTCAGGCATGAAAGTTCATTTTCctatttgaaggaaattaaagcaggagttcctcaaggcAGTGTTTGGGACCAGTTCTCTACCTACTCTATACCAGTgatattcccagccttgatgagaatactacagcaacatttgcagacgacacagccatattatcagtagacagtaatattcatattgcaacagagaaactacagatatccatcaacaaaattcaagattggactagaaagtggagaatgaaattgaatgaaacaaagtcGATTCACATGAATTTTACCAAGaagaaggacctgcccataccaataactatcaacaaccaagttgtaccatatgctaatgatgccaaggtatctaggtatgaccttggacgcaaagcttcgctggaaggcccatgtcaagaagaagagagaagagcttgtaatcaaatataagaagctgtattggctgatcaGAAGAAACTCCATCCTTTcaatccgaaacaaagtacttctgtacaaacagatattaaagccagtatggccgtatggtatacaactttgggggtgtaccaaagacaacaacatcaatgtcatacaacgttttcaaaacaaagtgctaaggaacattgtggatgctccttggtatgtcaggaacagcgatcttcatagagacctgcatgtcgacctggtgtccaccgagatccagaggcatgtggagaggcacgaggggcgactgcaccaacatgacagcatcgaggcgatccagctgctggacaatggagggttggtgcggaggctcaaaaggaggaaaccgtttgaactagtgtagtgcttgttcaagtagtgtccagtgaaagagcagagcagtgattgagtgaatctagcttctttAGTGCAGTgaataagtgtacatattaattaaacaatagcagtaagagttcctaatgagaaattcactgttcaattttccaagtagtaatttaggatacaaaaaaattagctcattagtctttagactagatggctatagtattgaccaatagaaaaaaaatagatttacaatggaagtggctacattaatattatcaggctcatttttctttcaaatcacTTGCTTCAAAGTTAAtgggagaaaacaaaaaaataaaattgctacccccctaaatttttacatacatattattttatcaagaaaactgttcgttttattgaaaaaatgaatagtacTAATATTGTAGTACACTAGAGTCTCGATTAACCGAGTCTCGGTCAACCGAGGTTCCGTGTTAACCGAGCCTCGGATCGGATCGGCCAAGGTCAAGGTCAGTTTGGCAGCTAAGAAGCGAAGCAGTTCGACTACACAAAGAACTGtcaaagattttttcaaacctTTGTAACTTTTTAATACTTTAAAGTATGTACTACTATTATCTAGTTGTGTGGTTTTGAATATAGTTCATGTTGGTGTACATCACATGGTacgtatttttatttgatttccttAACCCCTTATTTAGATTAGGCCCTCCGTGTTAACCGAGTATTTGACTATCCGAGGTTGTAGCGGTCCCGATTAACTCGGTTAATCGGGACTCTAGTGTACATTAtataacgaatcgaatgacatataatagaactctttccgatcaatggttgcagagatatttgattttcagtgattacctgcatttttcaaatgcaattcaagatggcggctaaaactGAGAAAATGTTTTCagaaacaggggttttcgcgaatttctcgaaaacggctccaacgattttgattaaatttatacctgatatagtcattgataagctctatcaactgccacaagtcccatatctgtaaaaatttcaggagcgcccctccatctatgcaaagtttgattctagattcccaattatcaggctacagatacaattcaaacaaaagaatccgagtggaaaagattgagcatgaaaatctctacaattaatgttcagtaacattttcaccaaaaattgaaaataagctcgaaatgggagataatgtgattattcaattgcaaactgttggcaactgttgattctattaaatcattcactatgaggaGATAGCAGagttcgtgtgtctccagcgttattgtcctgtcaacagctggctcagatctttgtttataagtagacttgagatgcgcgtgaacactagcgtcaggtgatcaattttcataacggcaaggaaagttgtgtgagtgcgccacaccagattttttggcaTTGCAATAAGGGACTCTCCTTGCTCTTCATTAGGTGCTATGGAAACAGTCCTTTTCCCTGCGCTGTAAGTAAACAGTTGGTAGTATGATAAAAATACTGAGCAGCTATGTTGTAGATCTCTTCAGCAATAGACAAACTGTTCGCTAGAAATCACAGTAGATCTATTCACCTTCCAATCTTTAATACACAATGAAATAcagtattgaaaataaattattctttttcaactTGCAGCTACATATCTTCAATAtgccaaattttaaattatatagCCTACAGagtaattcaaaattaaatgtCGTCTTTGTAAGGTcctacataaattatttcaaatgttaCCGTACCGGAAATACATGAAATTATCAAGTTTTGATAGATGTACggttataaatatttaatatgcTGTTTAGATAGCCTTCCTGTTATGCTCTTAACTCACAATAGGAGATTACCTTAGGAATTGACAAGACCttgaacttttttgtttctgtatatattttatttatcaaataatccagaaaaataaataatacattaatcattctataataaataatgagtgtcatgataaatattgttattgaaataacaaCCTTCAATTTTAATTCTATGATAAGAAGTTGGTGCaaagattttttaataataaataatacattgatcatactactcaataataaataatgtgatacattgatcattgaataatgaacaatgTGTGTGGGATATTGATGATAGATGATGACGAttcaataaatagatgaataaaagtTGATTGAATTTAGACTTTGTAGAAAACATCATCAACAATGGGCTGCAGGTTTGGCTCAACCCACTGTTTCTCGTCCTTTTGGTCGTGGGTGGCTTCAGCTGGCTGCTCAGCGGTGGGCTCCTCGTCATGGTAGGGCACCTCGTAGTGAACATTGCCCTGATGCTGTGGTGGACGGTAGCTGGTGGGCTTATGTGGCCTGGTGGGTGGGTGAGGGTGGAGGTGTGGTTGTGGGTGTGGATGGGGAGCGGGTGGGTGATGGATCTTCTGGCACTGGGGGAACTTGAACTCGCTGGGCACACAGTTCTTGACCTCAAGAGTGGCGGTGACACGATAGTCAATGAACTTCTCCACCTTGGTCACCCACAGGGTCTTGGTGGCGTAGTGCACTTCGGGTTGGCGGTTCAACAGCTGTTCGATGATGCGACCTTGGCCCTGACCTTGGGAGTCATCTGGCGCGTCACGGATGTCTGCGTCGCTCGCCAGGGGCGCTGTGGGCGTGGCCGAGTGCAGCTGCAGGTAGCGGCCGCTGCGGCTTCCATAGTCGCTTTCCGAATCGACATCGGTGTACTCTGAGGGTGAGGGTGCCGATTGGGTAACTCCCCCTAGGATGCGGGTCGGTCTGATGGCAAACAAAGTAGCAGCTCAGTTTAGTACAGTTTGTCTAGtagtgttatattttattataaaaatctgtTTCATATAATATAGATTTGATTGAACACACTGATGaaaaaaccaaaaataaaaaactgagAAACACAGATTGTAATGTCAAAGTAGATTCCAAAGTGTCATTGGCACAATAATCAGTGTTTCTTGATTATGGGAAAATTCCACAATACCAACTTTTTTCATCAAGAaactaataattttgaatatggtCATTACAGTAGATCCTTATATAGAAAATAGAATACCACATTGACAATAAGAGAATAATGTGCGATATCACATCACAGCAGCGATCTGTTGGGGTGAATATTTTTCTTGCAATGCTGTAGGCCTACTCACTCAGAAAGTTGCACAGCAGCAGTAGCAGAGGGGTTGATGAGGAGCTCCTGACCGCCCTCGCGGAAGTTGTCTTCCTCTTGGGTGTACTGGTGCTGGGATCCCGAGCGGTGGCCGTGGCCGTGGCCTTGGTCGTGATAGTTGTAGCCGTGGTGGTACTTGGTGGGGGCGCTCAGGCAGGGGGGCTTCACGCCCTCAACCTCAATGCACACTGGGTGCTTGGTCACACGGCTAGTCACCTGCAAACCATTTAAATGTTTCCATTAAAGTTGGCTAAAACTGTTCTATTCATGCTATGACACCATTCTGGGAAAAGGTTCTAGAAAAACCTGCAAACCatttaaatgttttgttaaAATTATCTAAAATTGTTCCATTCATGCCTATATGACACTATTCTAGTAAAAGGTTATCACATTCTACATACTACTGTACCTATTT
This genomic window from Nilaparvata lugens isolate BPH unplaced genomic scaffold, ASM1435652v1 scaffold711_1_2, whole genome shotgun sequence contains:
- the LOC111056733 gene encoding uncharacterized protein LOC111056733; amino-acid sequence: FETVEGEELVADEAAKQTARDPQNSRPPLIPALPHPEDHPLHHNNDPNHPINHLPFNQNRPTITATKTVYVEVTSRVTKHPVCIEVEGVKPPCLSAPTKYHHGYNYHDQGHGHGHRSGSQHQYTQEEDNFREGGQELLINPSATAAVQLSEPTRILGGVTQSAPSPSEYTDVDSESDYGSRSGRYLQLHSATPTAPLASDADIRDAPDDSQGQGQGRIIEQLLNRQPEVHYATKTLWVTKVEKFIDYRVTATLEVKNCVPSEFKFPQCQKIHHPPAPHPHPQPHLHPHPPTRPHKPTSYRPPQHQGNVHYEVPYHDEEPTAEQPAEATHDQKDEKQWVEPNLQPIVDDVFYKV